A stretch of DNA from Methylomicrobium lacus LW14:
AATCCACCCTACAAGTGATCCGCCGTACGGCCGTTTCGGTTGTCCGGTTCGAAGTGTTAGCCAGCGCCTCGGAGAAGGATTTATCCTAGATTGAACAGACACTCTTCGAGCTCTTTGTAAATGTTCATGTCTTCCGAAATGTGCGCCGATAAATTGAGCTTAAAGCTCTCGGGATTCACGCTTGTGGTTATTCCACAAATATTCTTTATCCGTCCTGTATGATCTTTGAGATTCTGATTAACGATATCTGTTACGAGCTCAGCGTATGCAGTTGCATTGAACTCAAGCTCGTTCTCATTGCAGTAACGCTTTAGCACTTCCTCGTCATAGAGATAATTTTCGATTTCCCAGCGCTTCAACACGCGATGATTAGCAGGATGGTTGTCAAGATAAAGCTGTCGGTCCTTCTCCGTGGTATTTTTCCCAGAGGCCATATCGCGATCTTTCAAGACCAAAATCTCTAAAGTCGAAAACACCTTGCTCAGTATGGCGAGTGCGATATCGCTTCTTTGGTCTAGTTCCGTATTTCCGCCGCTAGAGACAAATACCACATCATGGTGCTTGTCTGAAAAGATATTGTTGAAGACTTGTGCATCAAGCCCTCGTTCTCTTCCTGCGGCTCCTGGTTGATCTCGCCCTTCGCAGTAAATTATTTTCTTTGGACTAATGAGGTGAGCCAGATCATCAAGCGCAATCTCGAAAATATCCTTCCAGTTCACTCTTGTTGTCTTCATAGGAGTTAAGACATGCGTCTGTGAGGCATAATCTTTTCCACCATGAAATCGAACGATTTGGCATTTGTCTTTTAACTCTTCTTGCAGTGTTCTCAGGAAACCGATGCTATGCGTAGTTAGCCAGATTTGGCAATTATCGCCAATCAGGCGATCAATTTCGAGTAACAGGTTTTTTTGAATGCTCGTATTTATGTGCAGCTCTGGCTCATCAAGAAGAAATATTGTGTCGTTATAATCTTCTTTCCTCAGATAAAGATCGAGCAGTATGTCAACAACCTCCTTCTCGCCCGATGACAGAACATTAAAATCGAACTCGTTCGGATGGTCTGCCTTCTTGAAATATAACGTCCCTCGTGATGCTTCAATATCTCCAAGACTTGAGATCTCGAGATCAAGGCATTTGCTGATCGAAGTATTTAAATCACCGATTATTTTTTTCTTTGCTTCGCTCGGTCGGCAGTCTGTTGCGTGCATGTACTTATTGAACTCGACATATAGTCGCCTGTAGTTCTCCTCCATCTTGTCATCGAGATCCGAAGCTGAGGTGGCACCATAGCTGTTTTGCCACAGCTCCGCAGTTGCTCTTGACTCCTTTACCTTGAGGTAATTGTTATACCTATAGGGACTCCTGAATGAAAACATGGTCTTTTCTCTTCCGATTTTCTTCTTGGCGTCTTGAACCTCACCGAAAGATCCTTCCATAAACTCAATAGTGACGTTTTGGTAACTGTAATTTGGCGTCTTGTTCATTGAGTGGTATTCGTAATCTTTCCCGCCTTTGTTCCCGATTCTGTTGTAGGCGTTAAAGAAGAAGAGAATTCCATCTAGAACGCTGCTCTTTCCGCAACCGTTTGGTCCAACAAGAGCAATTATCCTTTTAGGATTGTCTCCAAGGTCGATCGTGAGATCATGAAATCTCTTGTATCCATTCATCAGGCGGAGTTTTTTTATTTTCACGGTATCGCTGTCTTAGATGTGATTAATGGTTTTTAGTGGTTGCACCGCATTCATCGCGGAATATGGCTAACTAGTAATTCAATAGTTTCCGTATAATAGCTGATTGGTTAGCATAGGGTTTTTCTTTCTGTTTATCATCAGCGATCAGTAATAATGGCCGGTAATGACCTAATTGCTGCCATTGAAACAGATTGATCGAAAGACCGCAACGGGTCGCTATGTTGAG
This window harbors:
- a CDS encoding AAA family ATPase translates to MKIKKLRLMNGYKRFHDLTIDLGDNPKRIIALVGPNGCGKSSVLDGILFFFNAYNRIGNKGGKDYEYHSMNKTPNYSYQNVTIEFMEGSFGEVQDAKKKIGREKTMFSFRSPYRYNNYLKVKESRATAELWQNSYGATSASDLDDKMEENYRRLYVEFNKYMHATDCRPSEAKKKIIGDLNTSISKCLDLEISSLGDIEASRGTLYFKKADHPNEFDFNVLSSGEKEVVDILLDLYLRKEDYNDTIFLLDEPELHINTSIQKNLLLEIDRLIGDNCQIWLTTHSIGFLRTLQEELKDKCQIVRFHGGKDYASQTHVLTPMKTTRVNWKDIFEIALDDLAHLISPKKIIYCEGRDQPGAAGRERGLDAQVFNNIFSDKHHDVVFVSSGGNTELDQRSDIALAILSKVFSTLEILVLKDRDMASGKNTTEKDRQLYLDNHPANHRVLKRWEIENYLYDEEVLKRYCNENELEFNATAYAELVTDIVNQNLKDHTGRIKNICGITTSVNPESFKLNLSAHISEDMNIYKELEECLFNLG